One genomic segment of Mycolicibacterium psychrotolerans includes these proteins:
- a CDS encoding TIGR03086 family metal-binding protein — protein sequence MIDMTSACARTADLLHNIGDEHLAGPTPCADMTVAALVSHLGGLAAAFTAAAAKQFGELTDTPPEVSEELDDDWHAAYPKRLAELAAAWREPSAWQGMSRAGGVDFPADVGGLIALTEVVVHGWDLARATGQPYAVEDAVLEAVLPHVTEIAEQGPVEGLFAAPVPVGENAPLPDRVIALTGRDPGWTP from the coding sequence ATGATCGACATGACCTCGGCGTGTGCACGCACCGCCGACCTTCTGCACAACATCGGCGACGAGCACCTGGCGGGCCCCACACCCTGCGCGGATATGACGGTGGCGGCGTTGGTGTCCCACCTCGGCGGCCTGGCGGCGGCGTTCACCGCGGCGGCGGCCAAGCAGTTCGGCGAGCTCACCGACACCCCGCCGGAGGTCAGTGAGGAACTCGACGACGATTGGCACGCCGCGTATCCGAAGCGGCTCGCCGAGCTGGCCGCCGCCTGGCGCGAACCGTCGGCGTGGCAGGGAATGTCCCGGGCAGGCGGCGTCGACTTCCCCGCAGACGTCGGCGGGCTGATCGCACTGACCGAGGTCGTCGTGCACGGGTGGGATCTCGCGCGCGCGACGGGGCAGCCCTACGCGGTCGAGGACGCGGTTCTGGAGGCGGTGCTGCCGCATGTCACGGAAATCGCCGAACAGGGTCCGGTGGAGGGGCTGTTCGCTGCGCCGGTGCCCGTCGGCGAGAATGCTCCGCTGCCGGACCGGGTGATCGCGCTCACCGGCCGGGATCCGGGCTGGACTCCCTAG
- a CDS encoding SulP family inorganic anion transporter has protein sequence MIARLLPGRRDYADLPQSWRRDILAGVTVGVVALPLALAFGISSGVGAAAGLITAVVAGLVAAVFGGSNVQVSGPTGAMAVVLAPIVVAHGLGSVALVTVLAGLLVVAAGVTGLGRAVTFIPWPVIEGFTLGIAAIIFLQQVPAAFGASGAAGERTLATAWHVVAHADWGQAARTLGVVAFVAVLMTALPRLHRGVPASLAAVVAATVLVIALGLPVATIGELPSQLPAPVLPHADVGALRDLVGAALAIAALAAIESLLSARVAATMSPTGPYDPDRELVGQGLASVASGVFGGMPATGAIARTAVNVRSGARTRVSAIVHSLVLLGVVYLATGPVSAIPLSALAGVLMVTSFRMISASTMRKILCSTRSDALTFVLTAAVTVCFDLIDAVEIGIVVAAFFALRSVARRSAVVRENLPGPAAPGDDEIALLRLDGAMFFGVADRIWTAIVDADHPHTSVVIIRMSQLGMLDATGANTLAQICAELESRGITVIIKGVREEHTALLENVGVFESLRHERHLVGTLDEAIEHARTHVSGRPH, from the coding sequence ATGATCGCCCGCCTGCTGCCGGGCCGCCGCGACTACGCGGACCTGCCGCAGTCGTGGCGCCGTGACATCCTGGCCGGCGTCACCGTGGGCGTCGTCGCCCTCCCGCTGGCGCTGGCGTTCGGGATCAGCTCCGGGGTCGGCGCGGCAGCCGGACTCATCACCGCCGTCGTCGCCGGACTGGTCGCCGCCGTGTTCGGCGGATCCAACGTCCAGGTGTCCGGTCCGACCGGCGCGATGGCCGTGGTGCTGGCGCCGATCGTCGTCGCGCACGGCCTCGGCAGCGTCGCTCTGGTCACCGTGCTGGCCGGCTTGCTCGTCGTGGCCGCCGGAGTCACGGGACTGGGACGCGCGGTGACGTTCATCCCGTGGCCGGTCATCGAGGGATTCACCCTCGGCATCGCCGCCATCATCTTCCTGCAGCAGGTGCCCGCGGCGTTCGGCGCCAGCGGCGCGGCCGGCGAACGCACGCTGGCGACGGCGTGGCACGTCGTCGCCCACGCCGACTGGGGTCAGGCGGCACGAACCCTCGGTGTGGTGGCGTTCGTCGCCGTCCTCATGACGGCCCTGCCGCGACTGCACCGCGGTGTTCCCGCGTCGCTCGCGGCGGTCGTCGCCGCGACGGTCCTCGTCATCGCCCTGGGACTGCCGGTGGCCACGATCGGGGAACTCCCTTCGCAGCTGCCCGCCCCGGTGCTCCCCCACGCCGACGTCGGCGCCTTGCGCGACCTCGTCGGCGCGGCGCTGGCCATCGCCGCGCTGGCGGCCATCGAATCACTGCTGTCCGCGCGCGTCGCCGCCACGATGTCGCCGACCGGTCCGTACGACCCCGACCGCGAACTGGTCGGGCAGGGTCTGGCGTCGGTGGCCTCGGGCGTCTTCGGCGGGATGCCCGCGACCGGAGCGATCGCCCGCACCGCGGTCAACGTCAGATCCGGCGCCCGGACCCGAGTGTCGGCGATCGTGCACTCCCTGGTCCTGCTGGGCGTCGTCTACCTGGCCACCGGGCCGGTGTCGGCGATTCCGCTCTCGGCGCTGGCCGGTGTGCTGATGGTGACCTCGTTTCGGATGATCTCCGCATCGACGATGCGAAAGATTCTGTGCTCCACCCGGTCTGATGCCCTGACATTCGTTCTGACCGCGGCCGTCACCGTCTGCTTCGATCTCATCGACGCGGTCGAGATCGGCATCGTCGTCGCCGCCTTCTTCGCCCTCCGCAGCGTGGCACGGCGCAGCGCCGTGGTGCGGGAGAACCTGCCAGGCCCGGCCGCGCCCGGTGACGACGAGATCGCACTGCTGCGTCTGGACGGAGCGATGTTCTTCGGGGTGGCCGACCGCATCTGGACGGCGATCGTCGACGCCGACCATCCGCACACCTCTGTGGTCATCATCCGGATGTCGCAACTGGGCATGCTCGACGCCACCGGTGCGAACACGCTCGCGCAGATCTGCGCCGAGCTGGAATCCCGCGGCATCACGGTCATCATCAAGGGGGTGCGCGAGGAGCACACGGCATTGCTGGAGAACGTCGGCGTCTTCGAATCACTGCGCCACGAACGCCATCTCGTGGGCACCCTCGACGAGGCGATCGAGCACGCCCGCACCCATGTGAGCGGCCGGCCGCACTGA
- a CDS encoding ArsR/SmtB family transcription factor — MSDRFPTGEQRPLYETKANLFKALAHPARIRVLEILSASGRPTPVSEILAQADIEPTVLSQHLAVLKRHHVVTGQRVGNAVIYELAHPKIAELLVIARTFLADTLGAQRTRLDALDSLPPLGEPR; from the coding sequence GTGTCCGATCGCTTCCCCACCGGCGAGCAGCGCCCGCTCTACGAGACCAAGGCCAATCTGTTCAAGGCGCTGGCCCATCCCGCACGCATCCGTGTGCTCGAGATCCTCTCGGCCAGCGGTCGACCCACGCCGGTGAGCGAGATCCTCGCCCAAGCCGACATCGAGCCCACGGTGCTCTCCCAGCACCTCGCGGTGCTCAAACGCCACCACGTCGTCACAGGCCAACGTGTCGGCAACGCGGTGATCTACGAGTTGGCCCACCCCAAGATCGCCGAACTGCTGGTGATCGCCCGCACCTTCCTCGCCGACACCCTCGGCGCACAGAGGACTCGGCTCGACGCCCTCGACTCGCTCCCGCCGCTCGGCGAACCCCGATGA
- a CDS encoding PHP domain-containing protein, with product MDPVTALRQIAYYKDRAREDPRRVMAYRNAADVVEALTDAQREKHGAANSWQSLPRIGPKTAKVIAQAWAGQEPDVLVELRESAQDLGGGDIRAALRGDLHVHSNWSDGSAPIEEMMLAARDLGHEYCALTDHSPRLKIANGLSPDRLREQLDVIDEIREIVAPMRILTGIEVDILEDGSLDQEPELLDRLDVVVASVHSKLAMDAPAMTRRMIKAVENPHTDVLGHCTGRLVTGGRGMRPESKFDAEAVFTACRDAGTAVEINSRPERRDPPTRLLTLAMDIGCVFSIDTDSHAPGQLDFLGYGAQRALDAGLAPERIVNTWDAETLLEWTRS from the coding sequence ATGGATCCGGTCACCGCTCTGCGCCAGATCGCCTATTACAAGGACCGTGCGCGCGAGGATCCGCGGCGGGTGATGGCCTACCGCAACGCCGCTGACGTCGTCGAAGCACTCACCGATGCCCAGCGCGAGAAGCACGGCGCCGCCAACAGCTGGCAGTCGCTGCCCAGGATCGGGCCCAAGACCGCCAAGGTGATCGCGCAGGCCTGGGCCGGTCAGGAACCCGACGTGCTGGTCGAGTTGCGCGAGTCAGCGCAGGATCTCGGCGGCGGTGACATCCGTGCCGCCCTGCGCGGGGACCTGCATGTGCATTCGAATTGGTCGGATGGCTCGGCGCCCATCGAGGAGATGATGCTGGCCGCCCGCGACCTCGGCCACGAGTACTGCGCGCTGACCGATCACTCGCCGCGGCTGAAGATCGCCAACGGACTGTCGCCCGACCGGCTGCGCGAGCAGCTCGACGTCATCGACGAGATCCGCGAAATCGTCGCTCCCATGCGGATTCTCACCGGAATCGAAGTCGACATCCTCGAGGACGGCTCGCTCGACCAGGAGCCAGAGCTGCTCGACCGCCTCGACGTCGTGGTCGCCAGCGTGCACTCCAAGCTCGCGATGGATGCCCCGGCGATGACGCGGCGCATGATCAAGGCCGTCGAGAACCCGCACACCGACGTCCTCGGCCACTGCACCGGCCGCCTCGTCACCGGCGGGCGCGGCATGCGTCCCGAGTCGAAGTTCGACGCCGAAGCCGTCTTCACCGCATGCCGCGACGCCGGCACCGCCGTGGAGATCAACTCCCGGCCCGAACGCCGGGACCCGCCGACCCGTCTGCTCACGCTCGCGATGGACATCGGCTGTGTGTTCTCGATCGACACCGACTCGCACGCACCGGGGCAGCTGGACTTCCTGGGCTATGGCGCTCAGCGCGCGCTCGATGCCGGGCTCGCGCCCGAGCGCATCGTCAACACGTGGGATGCCGAGACGCTGCTCGAGTGGACCCGGTCCTGA
- the dinB gene encoding DNA polymerase IV: protein MFVSGEASILHADLDSFYASVEQRDNPALRRQPVIVGAGVVLAASYEAKAYGVRTAMGGRQARALCPQAVVVPPRMSAYSKASDAVFEVFRDTTPLVEPLSVDEAFLDVSGLRRVSGTPVQIGARLRERVRDEVGLPITVGIARTKFLAKVASQEAKPDGLLLVPPDRELAFLHPLPVRRLWGVGAKTAGRLREHGIETVADVADLNEATLSSMVGGAMGRQLFALAHNIDRRRVVTGQRRRSVGAQRALGRAGNTMSAPEVDAVVVNLVDRITRRMRSAERTGRTVVLRLRFDDFARVTRSHTLPRATASTDVILGAARALVAAAGPLIAERGLTLIGFAVCNIDRDGAQQMELPFTHSALTADNTRIDSAVDRVRGRYGNAAVMRGVLVGRDPGWEMPMLPD, encoded by the coding sequence ATGTTCGTGTCCGGGGAAGCGAGCATCCTCCACGCTGATCTCGATTCGTTCTACGCGTCGGTGGAACAGCGGGACAACCCGGCGCTGCGCCGCCAACCGGTGATCGTCGGCGCCGGAGTGGTGCTGGCGGCCAGCTACGAGGCCAAGGCCTACGGCGTGCGCACCGCGATGGGTGGACGGCAGGCACGTGCGCTGTGCCCGCAGGCCGTGGTCGTGCCTCCCCGCATGTCGGCGTACTCGAAGGCCAGCGACGCCGTGTTCGAAGTGTTCCGGGACACGACGCCGCTCGTGGAGCCGCTGTCGGTCGACGAGGCGTTCCTCGACGTCTCGGGGCTGCGCCGGGTGTCGGGCACCCCCGTGCAGATCGGCGCGCGGCTGCGCGAACGGGTCCGCGACGAGGTCGGGTTGCCGATCACCGTGGGGATCGCCCGCACAAAGTTCCTGGCCAAGGTGGCCAGTCAGGAGGCCAAGCCCGACGGACTCCTGCTGGTGCCGCCGGACCGCGAACTGGCGTTTCTGCACCCGCTGCCGGTGCGGCGGTTGTGGGGTGTCGGCGCGAAGACCGCGGGCAGGCTGCGCGAGCACGGCATCGAGACGGTCGCCGACGTGGCCGACCTCAACGAGGCGACTCTGAGCTCGATGGTGGGCGGCGCGATGGGTCGGCAGCTGTTCGCGTTGGCTCACAACATCGATCGTCGGCGCGTCGTCACCGGGCAGCGCCGCCGCTCGGTCGGCGCCCAGCGTGCACTGGGCCGGGCCGGCAACACGATGTCGGCGCCGGAGGTCGACGCGGTCGTGGTCAACCTGGTCGACCGCATCACGCGGCGGATGCGGTCGGCCGAGCGCACCGGGCGCACCGTGGTGTTGCGCCTGCGATTCGACGACTTCGCCCGCGTGACCCGGTCGCACACGTTGCCGAGGGCCACCGCGTCGACCGATGTGATCCTCGGGGCGGCCCGGGCGCTGGTCGCGGCGGCGGGGCCGTTGATCGCCGAACGCGGCCTGACGCTGATCGGGTTCGCGGTCTGCAACATCGACCGCGACGGTGCCCAGCAGATGGAGCTGCCGTTCACCCATTCCGCGCTGACGGCCGACAACACGCGCATCGACTCGGCAGTCGACCGGGTGCGCGGCCGCTACGGCAACGCGGCGGTCATGCGGGGCGTGCTGGTCGGCCGGGACCCGGGATGGGAGATGCCGATGCTGCCTGACTGA
- a CDS encoding TetR/AcrR family transcriptional regulator yields MTTTGHPRSTRSRRATRPSGDDREIAILETAERLLEDRPLAEISVDDLAKGAGISRPTFYFYFPSKDAVLLTLLERVIAEADVALDDLIANRPADRRAIWRRGIDVFVSTFGAHRAVCAATVGVRDTHSEARELWAQSMQRWIEHIAAVIEAERADGAAPVTVPALELSTALNLMNESVMAAAFVGHQPSIPDHRVLDNLVHIWTSAIYGDPAGDVGH; encoded by the coding sequence GTGACGACCACCGGCCACCCCCGATCGACCCGGAGCAGGCGCGCGACGCGCCCGTCCGGTGACGACCGGGAGATCGCGATCCTCGAGACCGCCGAACGGCTGCTGGAAGACCGTCCGCTCGCCGAGATCTCGGTCGATGATCTGGCCAAGGGCGCCGGGATCTCCCGCCCCACGTTCTACTTCTATTTCCCGTCCAAGGACGCCGTGCTATTGACGCTGCTGGAGCGCGTCATCGCCGAGGCGGACGTCGCGCTCGACGATCTGATCGCCAACCGGCCCGCTGATCGGCGGGCGATCTGGCGCCGGGGCATCGACGTCTTCGTCAGCACTTTCGGCGCCCACCGCGCGGTGTGCGCGGCGACGGTGGGGGTCAGGGACACTCATTCCGAGGCCCGGGAACTGTGGGCCCAGTCGATGCAGCGCTGGATCGAGCACATCGCCGCGGTCATCGAGGCCGAGCGCGCCGACGGTGCGGCGCCGGTGACGGTGCCCGCCCTCGAGTTGTCGACCGCCCTGAACCTGATGAACGAGTCGGTGATGGCGGCGGCCTTCGTCGGGCACCAGCCCTCGATCCCCGACCATCGGGTGCTGGACAACCTCGTGCACATCTGGACATCGGCCATCTACGGCGATCCGGCGGGAGATGTCGGCCACTGA
- a CDS encoding flavin-containing monooxygenase has product MSEFVDVVIVGAGISGISAAWHLQDRCPGKSYVILERRANLGGTWDLFQYPGIRSDSDMFTLGFRFKPWTSNKAIADGPAIMAYLEETVAEYGIDKHIRYGQNVTHADWSDADNRWTVTVERGGEQVEISARYLMACSGYYNYDQGYSPEFPGEQDFAGPIVHPQHWPADLDYAGKRIVVIGSGATAVTLIPALADSGAGHLTMLQRSPTFIAALPDVDPFSVATNKRLPAKAAYVLNRWKSILVQSAQYQIARRFPDFFRKQLLTMAKHRLPEGYDVEKHFNPRYNPWDERVCLAPNGDLFKTIRAGKADVVTDTIERFTATGIALASGNHLDADIIVTATGLNLQLFGGASISRNGEPLVLNDSMAYKGMMLTNMPNMAFTIGYTNASWTLKADLVSEFFCRVINHMDAGGFDAVEPQHPGSSVDERPVMDFTPGYVLRALDYLPKAGSRAPWRLKQNYLLDLQLIRRGKVDDAALRFTRHAAPVRTSA; this is encoded by the coding sequence ATGAGCGAGTTCGTCGACGTCGTCATCGTGGGGGCCGGCATCTCCGGCATCAGCGCCGCCTGGCACCTGCAAGACCGCTGCCCGGGTAAGAGCTACGTCATCCTGGAACGCCGCGCCAACCTCGGCGGCACCTGGGACCTGTTCCAATACCCCGGTATCCGCTCGGACTCCGACATGTTCACGCTCGGGTTCCGCTTCAAGCCGTGGACATCGAATAAGGCCATCGCCGACGGGCCCGCGATCATGGCCTATCTCGAGGAGACCGTCGCCGAGTACGGCATCGACAAGCACATCCGATACGGGCAGAACGTCACTCATGCCGACTGGTCGGATGCGGACAACCGCTGGACGGTGACCGTCGAGCGCGGGGGCGAGCAGGTCGAGATCTCGGCGCGCTACCTGATGGCGTGCAGCGGCTACTACAACTACGACCAGGGCTACTCTCCCGAGTTCCCCGGCGAGCAGGACTTCGCCGGCCCGATCGTGCACCCCCAGCACTGGCCCGCGGACCTCGACTACGCCGGCAAGCGGATCGTCGTCATCGGCAGTGGCGCCACCGCCGTCACTCTCATTCCGGCCCTTGCCGATTCGGGAGCAGGGCACCTGACCATGCTGCAGCGCTCACCGACGTTCATCGCCGCGCTTCCCGACGTCGACCCGTTCAGCGTCGCGACCAACAAGCGCCTGCCCGCCAAGGCTGCCTACGTGCTCAACCGGTGGAAGAGCATCCTCGTCCAATCCGCCCAGTATCAGATCGCGCGCAGATTCCCGGACTTCTTCCGCAAGCAACTGCTGACCATGGCCAAGCACCGGCTGCCCGAAGGCTACGACGTCGAGAAGCACTTCAACCCGCGCTACAACCCGTGGGACGAGCGAGTCTGCCTGGCCCCCAACGGCGACCTGTTCAAGACAATCCGCGCGGGCAAGGCCGACGTCGTCACCGACACGATCGAGCGGTTCACCGCAACCGGCATCGCGCTGGCCTCCGGTAACCACCTGGACGCCGACATCATCGTCACCGCAACGGGTTTGAATCTGCAGCTGTTCGGCGGTGCGTCGATCTCCCGCAACGGCGAGCCGCTGGTGCTCAACGACTCGATGGCCTACAAGGGCATGATGCTGACCAACATGCCGAACATGGCGTTCACGATCGGCTACACCAACGCCAGCTGGACGCTGAAGGCCGATCTGGTCTCCGAGTTCTTCTGCCGCGTCATCAATCACATGGACGCCGGCGGCTTCGACGCCGTCGAGCCGCAGCACCCCGGTAGCAGCGTGGACGAACGGCCGGTGATGGACTTCACCCCGGGCTACGTGCTGCGCGCACTGGACTACCTGCCCAAGGCGGGCTCGCGGGCACCCTGGCGGCTCAAGCAGAACTACCTGCTCGACCTCCAGCTGATCCGGCGGGGCAAGGTCGACGACGCGGCACTGCGGTTCACCAGACACGCAGCGCCGGTGCGGACTTCCGCCTAG
- the rraA gene encoding ribonuclease E activity regulator RraA, with amino-acid sequence MTITPRPTADLVDEIGPDVRSCDLQMRQFGGRAEFAGPITTVRCFEDNALLKSVLSEPGDGGVLVIDGDGSVHTALVGDVIAELGRSNGWSGLIVNGAVRDASTLRTLDIGIKALGTNPRKSTKTGEGLRDAAVEFGGVVFTPGHIAYSDDDGIVVVDQAI; translated from the coding sequence GTGACCATCACCCCTCGCCCCACCGCTGACCTGGTCGACGAGATCGGACCCGACGTCCGCAGTTGCGATCTGCAGATGCGCCAGTTCGGCGGACGCGCCGAGTTCGCCGGCCCGATCACCACGGTGCGCTGCTTCGAAGACAACGCGCTGCTGAAGTCGGTGCTGTCCGAGCCGGGTGATGGCGGCGTGCTGGTGATCGACGGCGACGGTTCGGTGCACACCGCCCTGGTGGGTGACGTCATCGCCGAGCTGGGCCGGTCCAACGGCTGGTCGGGTCTGATCGTCAACGGGGCGGTGCGGGACGCCTCGACGTTGCGGACCCTCGACATCGGCATCAAGGCGCTGGGCACCAATCCGCGCAAGAGCACGAAGACCGGTGAGGGGCTGCGCGACGCCGCCGTCGAGTTCGGGGGTGTGGTGTTCACCCCCGGCCACATCGCCTACAGCGACGACGACGGGATCGTGGTCGTCGACCAGGCCATCTAG
- a CDS encoding CopD family protein has protein sequence MAVRSGGGRRGGGGRGVGGPAQVVTHRRAVAGGGFVAAAAGVLAWALAFPGAPLAVALIRGLADCAAVVAVGLAAVSALDGPRYRGELLRRAAAPLAAASAVWLAAELVRLVLAAAEAAGSSAVRVGARTVWDFTLHTAPGRAGLVTIAAAAVVCAAACFAPRTTATAAATAGAAAIGVAGHPLTGHLADQPMAGVAVALHALAAAVWCGVLAALVLTVDHRGQWARVLPRFSQLSLGCVAVLLVGGVVAGLALLDTPGQLIGTGWGRVLSAKIALTIALTVLAWRNRAHWLPAARAHRSSAEVSRARAYTELALMAATLAAAATLAVTG, from the coding sequence ATGGCCGTTCGCAGTGGCGGCGGTCGCCGTGGTGGCGGCGGGCGCGGTGTGGGCGGTCCGGCGCAGGTCGTGACGCACCGCCGGGCGGTGGCGGGCGGGGGGTTCGTCGCCGCGGCGGCGGGCGTGCTGGCCTGGGCGCTGGCCTTTCCCGGGGCGCCGCTGGCGGTGGCGCTGATCAGGGGGTTGGCCGACTGTGCCGCCGTGGTCGCCGTGGGGCTGGCCGCCGTGTCCGCGCTCGACGGTCCCCGATATCGCGGCGAGTTGCTGCGACGGGCCGCCGCGCCGCTGGCGGCCGCGTCGGCAGTGTGGCTTGCGGCCGAGCTGGTGCGTCTGGTGCTCGCTGCCGCCGAGGCCGCGGGCAGCAGCGCCGTCCGCGTCGGGGCGCGCACGGTGTGGGACTTCACCCTGCACACCGCGCCCGGCAGGGCCGGCCTGGTGACCATCGCGGCGGCGGCCGTGGTGTGCGCGGCGGCCTGCTTCGCCCCGCGGACCACGGCCACGGCGGCCGCGACAGCGGGTGCCGCGGCCATCGGCGTCGCGGGCCACCCGCTCACCGGGCATCTGGCCGATCAGCCGATGGCCGGGGTGGCCGTCGCGCTGCATGCGCTGGCGGCCGCCGTGTGGTGCGGTGTCCTGGCGGCGCTCGTCCTGACCGTCGACCACCGCGGCCAGTGGGCGCGGGTGTTGCCGCGGTTCTCCCAGCTGTCCCTCGGGTGCGTCGCGGTGCTGCTCGTCGGCGGCGTGGTGGCCGGACTGGCCCTGCTGGACACGCCAGGGCAGCTGATCGGGACCGGTTGGGGCCGGGTACTGAGTGCCAAGATCGCGCTCACGATCGCGCTGACGGTGCTCGCCTGGCGCAACCGCGCGCACTGGCTGCCCGCGGCCAGGGCGCACCGCTCCAGCGCCGAGGTGTCCCGCGCGCGGGCCTACACCGAACTGGCGCTGATGGCCGCGACCCTGGCCGCCGCCGCGACGCTCGCGGTGACGGGCTGA
- a CDS encoding copper resistance CopC family protein, whose protein sequence is MKALHRGSAMLAHVLAAAALASGLFLGALTSAGPAWAHAARIAGDPADNAELTQSPPKVSATFNEDMQSEFAAMTVVGPDGAQWGDGTPTVDGAVISVGVRSGAPAGTYTVNYRATSADGHVVTGSWSYRVTTAATATPASPAAATPGPAAAQPSSGGLPAWPFAVAAVAVVAAGAVWAVRRRS, encoded by the coding sequence ATGAAGGCACTTCATCGTGGGTCGGCCATGCTCGCCCACGTTCTCGCCGCCGCCGCCCTGGCGAGCGGTCTGTTCCTGGGGGCACTGACCTCCGCCGGGCCCGCGTGGGCCCACGCCGCGCGCATTGCCGGCGACCCCGCCGACAACGCCGAACTGACCCAGTCCCCGCCGAAGGTCAGCGCGACGTTCAACGAGGACATGCAGTCCGAGTTCGCCGCGATGACGGTGGTCGGTCCCGACGGCGCGCAGTGGGGCGACGGCACCCCCACCGTGGATGGAGCGGTCATCAGCGTCGGCGTGCGCAGCGGCGCACCTGCCGGGACTTACACCGTCAACTACCGCGCGACGTCGGCCGACGGTCACGTGGTCACCGGTTCCTGGTCGTACCGCGTGACGACGGCTGCCACCGCGACACCGGCGTCGCCCGCTGCCGCCACCCCGGGGCCGGCGGCAGCGCAACCGTCGTCCGGCGGACTGCCGGCATGGCCGTTCGCAGTGGCGGCGGTCGCCGTGGTGGCGGCGGGCGCGGTGTGGGCGGTCCGGCGCAGGTCGTGA
- a CDS encoding DUF6474 family protein, whose protein sequence is MSLFKRRKSRATRRAEARAIKAKAKLEAKLSAKNEVRRFKAEQKATERALRAQLRAQRDSDRAALKVAETQLKAAREGKLFSPTRVRRALTVSRLLAPVVVPLVYRASISARGLIDERRADRLGVPVSQLGQFSGHGGELSARIAGAEQSLRQLTEKKPKDAETKQFAAAISERLTDLAAAVTAAENMPPARRRPAHAAIAQQLDGIDADLLARLGVA, encoded by the coding sequence ATGAGTCTGTTCAAACGACGGAAGTCCCGTGCAACCCGCAGGGCCGAGGCGCGGGCGATCAAAGCCAAAGCCAAGCTGGAAGCCAAGCTCTCGGCCAAGAACGAGGTGCGTCGCTTCAAGGCCGAACAGAAGGCCACCGAGCGTGCCCTGCGCGCGCAGCTACGCGCTCAGCGCGACAGCGACCGGGCCGCGCTCAAAGTTGCTGAAACGCAATTGAAGGCCGCGCGCGAAGGCAAGTTGTTCTCCCCCACCCGGGTTCGCAGGGCGCTGACCGTATCTCGTTTGCTGGCACCGGTGGTCGTGCCGCTGGTCTACCGTGCCTCGATCTCTGCACGGGGCCTGATCGACGAGCGCCGGGCCGACAGGCTGGGTGTCCCGGTCAGTCAGCTGGGCCAGTTCTCCGGGCATGGAGGCGAGCTGTCGGCGCGCATCGCGGGCGCCGAGCAGTCCCTGCGGCAGCTGACCGAGAAGAAGCCCAAGGACGCCGAGACCAAGCAGTTCGCCGCCGCGATCAGCGAACGCCTCACCGACCTGGCAGCCGCGGTCACCGCCGCGGAGAACATGCCACCGGCCCGCCGGCGGCCCGCCCACGCGGCCATCGCGCAGCAGCTCGACGGCATCGACGCCGACCTGCTGGCGCGCCTGGGCGTGGCCTGA